A stretch of the Cottoperca gobio chromosome 2, fCotGob3.1, whole genome shotgun sequence genome encodes the following:
- the LOC115018950 gene encoding cholecystokinin receptor-like has protein sequence MDLQSENVSVVPGEVLARCEEQGNLSMEVTDYNISCKNVSVIPRATRGVNEMDSFRILLYSLIFLLSVFGNMLIIVVLVLNKRMRTVTNSFLLSLAVSDLMMAVFCIPFTIIPNILEDFIFGGPMCKIVSYFMGISVSISTFSLVAIAIERYSAICNPLKSRSWQTRSHAYRVIAATWVVSLLIMVPYPVFSVLKSFPKANGTVGHMCRLHWPNRQAEQSWYVLLLFTLFFIPGVVMIVAYGLISRELFRGIHFELGQNTETTTAGQKNCVGKVVPRSNDDDDGCYIQVSKKPSSAVELHTLSASSSATQAKTERARSNTSEAKLQAKKRVIRMLMVIVALFFICWMPLYSANTWRAFDLVSASKALSGAPISFIHLLSYTSGCVNPIIYCFMNTRFRKALLSTFACCCRNRLCRWWCRRKEGGEDGINTTSMATSMATSMSKFSYTTISSAGTC, from the exons ATGGATCTGCAGTCGGAGAATGTGAGTGTGGTGCCTGGCGAGGTGTTGGCGCGCTGTGAGGAGCAGGGGAACCTCAGCATGGAAGTTACTGACTATAATATCAGCTGCAAGAACGTCTCGGTCATCCCCAGAGCGACCAGAGGAGTCAATG AGATGGACTCCTTCCGCATCCTGCTTTACTCCCTCATCTTCCTGCTCAGCGTCTTCGGCAACATGCTGATCATCGTGGTCCTGGTGCTGAACAAGCGCATGCGGACCGTCACCAACTCCTTCCTGCTGTCGCTGGCGGTCAGCGACCTCATGATGGCCGTCTTCTGCATACCCTTCACCATCATCCCCAACATCCTGGAGGACTTCATCTTCGGAGGCCCCATGTGCAAGATCGTCTCCTACTTCATGG GGATCTCTGTCAGCATCTCCACCTTTAGCCTTGTGGCCATTGCCATCGAGAGATACAGCGCCATCTGTAACCCGCTGAAGTCTCGCTCATGGCAGACCCGATCTCACGCCTACCGCGTCATCGCTGCCACCTGGGTGGTGTCGCTGCTAATCATGGTGCCCTACCCGGTGTTCAGTGTCCTCAAGTCTTTCCCTAAGGCCAATGGCACTGTTGGCCACATGTGTCGCCTGCACTGGCCTAACAGGCAAGCTGAGCAGTCCTG gtatgtgctgctgctgttcactCTGTTCTTCATCCCGGGAGTAGTGATGATTGTAGCCTACGGTCTGATCTCCAGAGAGCTCTTCCGAGGAATTCATTTTGAGCTGGGCCAGAACACAGAGACCACCACCGCCG GCCAGAAGAACTGTGTAGGAAAGGTCGTCCCAAGGTCCAATGATGACGACGATGGTTGCTACATCCAGGTGTCTAAAAAACCCTCGTCCGCTGTGGAGCTCCACACCCTCTCTGCCTCATCTAGCGCCACCCAGGCCAAAACTGAGCGCGCACGTAGCAACACCTCGGAGGCCAAGCTGCAGGCCAAGAAGAGAGTCATCCGCATGCTGATGGTGATCGTGGCGCTCTTCTTCATCTGCTGGATGCCCCTGTACTCAGCCAACACCTGGAGGGCCTTTGACCTGGTGTCAGCCTCCAAAGCCCTCTCAGGAGCGCCCATCTCCTTCATCCACCTGCTGTCCTACACCTCGGGCTGTGTCAACCCCATCATTTACTGCTTCATGAACACGCGCTTTCGCAAGGCCCTGCTGTCCACCTTCGCCTGCTGCTGCCGCAACCGGCTCTGTCGCTGGTGGtgcaggaggaaggagggaggagaagacgGCATCAACACCACATCCATGGCCACGTCGATGGCCACCTCCATGTCCAAGTTCAGCTACACCACCATCAGCTCCGCCGGCACCTGCTGA